One segment of Candidatus Limnocylindrales bacterium DNA contains the following:
- a CDS encoding SGNH/GDSL hydrolase family protein — protein sequence MPRVPRFRVVIVPLLVLVVAELIARTLAVVEGSPGYVPAQIRDYAQSDPGLQVLSSVDALAKTLVPDDDLLWRNRPNADLALAAVPGSAGTTRIWKAHIGERGFRIVRAGAPAATSLPYRVLCIGDSVTFGINVDDSATWPAALLARLEQRFPGRAFDVINAAVPGWSWVQGARFLVRDGFALHPDLVIVAHGTADQFRPVTITDSERIWLDAQPPVHWWNAVREVAAHSRILRALAADAATPEKSASPSPACRQRSAVPGRCRRVPLEEIESAIHEIAESTRATGVDVMLLNLDFRATPASQAFARAVDRDNLASLDIVQQAVRERVVGQARQATAIGLVPPRVPVIPRGAPSPEGVLDRGPRIRLRVKAPPAAKVVSVRGRAVPDGTFLFDSAMNDAGTDGDEKAGDGIFSLMLQTPFDSAGLRYQYVADGKPEFTAPRESPDALDVDRTIEFNRDADGPVEAFGARDRMTDSSHPDTAGHQIIGRKVENLVEQMPTFRTAMGLPLATTPPRPAARRAAGPASTPDAAGQSPPAGGPQ from the coding sequence ATGCCTCGAGTACCCAGGTTTCGCGTCGTAATCGTGCCGCTGCTGGTGCTCGTCGTCGCGGAGCTGATCGCCCGCACGCTTGCCGTCGTCGAAGGAAGCCCCGGCTATGTGCCTGCGCAGATTCGCGACTACGCGCAGAGCGATCCCGGCCTGCAGGTGCTGTCGTCCGTTGACGCACTCGCGAAGACGCTCGTGCCGGATGACGACCTGCTGTGGCGCAACCGGCCGAATGCCGACCTCGCGCTTGCTGCCGTGCCGGGCTCGGCCGGGACGACGCGAATCTGGAAAGCGCACATCGGCGAGCGAGGTTTCCGGATCGTTCGCGCCGGCGCGCCCGCCGCAACGTCGCTTCCATACCGCGTCCTTTGCATCGGCGACTCGGTCACGTTCGGAATCAACGTCGACGATTCCGCGACCTGGCCCGCAGCCCTGCTCGCAAGGCTCGAGCAGAGGTTTCCCGGCCGTGCATTCGACGTGATCAACGCCGCCGTACCGGGCTGGTCATGGGTGCAGGGAGCGCGCTTCCTCGTGCGCGACGGCTTCGCGCTGCATCCGGACCTCGTGATCGTCGCGCACGGTACGGCCGACCAGTTTCGACCCGTTACCATCACCGACAGCGAACGCATCTGGCTCGACGCGCAGCCGCCGGTCCATTGGTGGAACGCGGTGCGCGAGGTTGCCGCGCATTCGCGTATTCTTCGTGCGCTGGCCGCCGACGCCGCGACGCCGGAGAAATCTGCGTCGCCGAGCCCCGCGTGTCGCCAGAGGTCAGCGGTCCCGGGCCGGTGCCGCCGCGTGCCGCTCGAGGAGATCGAGAGCGCGATTCATGAGATCGCCGAGTCGACGCGCGCGACGGGCGTCGACGTGATGTTGCTCAATCTCGACTTTCGCGCCACTCCCGCATCGCAGGCGTTTGCGCGCGCCGTCGACCGCGACAACCTCGCGTCGCTCGACATCGTCCAGCAGGCCGTTCGCGAGCGGGTCGTCGGCCAGGCCAGGCAGGCAACCGCGATCGGCCTCGTGCCGCCGCGCGTACCGGTCATCCCGCGCGGCGCACCGTCGCCGGAAGGAGTGCTCGATCGCGGCCCGCGCATTCGCCTTCGCGTCAAGGCACCACCGGCAGCCAAGGTTGTGAGCGTACGCGGTCGCGCAGTGCCCGACGGGACTTTTCTTTTCGACAGCGCGATGAACGATGCCGGCACGGACGGGGACGAGAAAGCCGGCGACGGGATTTTTTCGCTCATGCTGCAGACGCCGTTCGACTCCGCAGGCCTGCGCTATCAGTACGTGGCCGACGGAAAACCGGAATTCACCGCACCTCGCGAATCACCGGACGCCCTCGACGTGGATCGCACCATTGAGTTCAATCGCGACGCCGACGGCCCGGTCGAGGCATTCGGCGCGAGGGATCGCATGACCGATTCGAGCCATCCGGACACGGCGGGACACCAGATCATCGGCAGAAAAGTCGAAAACCTGGTCGAACAGATGCCGACGTTCCGAACGGCAATGGGGCTTCCGCTGGCGACCACGCCGCCCAGACCAGCAGCCCGGCGCGCGGCCGGTCCCGCGTCGACGCCGGACGCGGCCGGACAGAGCCCGCCCGCTGGTGGTCCGCAATGA
- a CDS encoding sulfatase, with product MKRLARSIALLLLSIAIGVHGCRKTETPNVILIVIDTLRADHLGIYGYTRATSPHLDELFRSGTRFENARATSSWTLPSVASILTGLSPAVHGLERSNSMLSDRTGMMQEAFQKRGYETVALSANPAFVTPIQGFSRGFDRFTVLHGPPTGNTSVDASPGNSSLLDWVSRANADDVTSAALDWLSSRTSAKPFFLYLHYFDQHGAYNPPRELAERFGVAAGDPLAGPAQWPVLQAPEAPDEKTLDVLVSLYDATIAATDASIGRLLGGLDPALRASTILVVTADHGEEFGDHGGMQHGRTLYDELLRVPLVIAGPRIESGAVVSRPVSLIQLWATFAELTGIPAPPASDDSGANASLLDAAGTQPVYADLDARFQGDLQQHRRALVEGDWKLIVDPHRGTTMFELGSDRRETRDVAPTQSERRSRMATSIADRDARAVLRREDAPPGRTSVDPVMRSRLQSLGYLQ from the coding sequence ATGAAGCGCCTTGCGCGTTCCATCGCGCTGCTGCTGCTGTCGATTGCGATCGGCGTGCACGGTTGCCGAAAAACGGAAACTCCGAACGTCATTCTGATCGTCATCGACACGCTGCGTGCCGATCATCTCGGCATCTACGGGTACACGCGGGCGACCTCGCCGCACCTCGACGAGCTCTTTCGCAGCGGGACGCGCTTCGAGAACGCACGCGCGACCAGCTCATGGACGCTGCCGAGCGTGGCTTCGATCCTGACCGGCCTTTCTCCGGCGGTGCACGGCCTCGAGCGCAGCAACTCGATGCTGTCGGACCGTACCGGGATGATGCAGGAGGCTTTTCAGAAGCGCGGCTACGAAACCGTCGCGCTATCGGCGAATCCCGCTTTCGTGACGCCGATCCAGGGTTTCTCGCGCGGCTTCGACCGTTTCACCGTGCTGCACGGACCGCCGACCGGCAATACCTCGGTCGATGCGTCACCGGGCAACTCCTCGCTTCTCGACTGGGTTTCGCGTGCGAATGCGGACGACGTCACCAGCGCCGCGCTCGACTGGCTGTCGTCGAGAACCTCCGCGAAACCGTTCTTTCTCTACCTGCACTATTTCGACCAGCACGGCGCCTACAATCCTCCGCGCGAGCTCGCCGAACGGTTCGGCGTTGCGGCCGGAGATCCTCTTGCCGGACCGGCGCAGTGGCCGGTGCTTCAGGCCCCCGAAGCGCCCGACGAGAAGACGCTCGACGTGCTGGTCTCACTCTATGATGCGACCATCGCCGCCACCGACGCATCGATCGGCCGCCTGCTGGGCGGGCTCGATCCTGCGCTTCGCGCGTCGACGATCCTCGTGGTCACCGCCGATCATGGAGAAGAGTTCGGCGATCATGGCGGAATGCAGCACGGACGCACGCTGTACGACGAGCTGCTGCGCGTACCGCTCGTCATTGCCGGCCCGCGGATCGAATCCGGCGCGGTCGTCTCGCGGCCGGTCTCGCTCATCCAGCTGTGGGCGACCTTTGCCGAGCTCACCGGGATCCCTGCGCCGCCCGCGTCGGACGATTCCGGTGCGAACGCTTCGCTGCTGGATGCAGCGGGCACGCAGCCCGTCTATGCCGATCTCGACGCGCGCTTCCAGGGCGACCTCCAGCAGCATCGGCGCGCGCTCGTCGAGGGCGACTGGAAACTGATCGTCGACCCGCATCGCGGCACGACGATGTTCGAGCTGGGCTCGGATCGCCGCGAGACACGCGATGTCGCCCCGACTCAGAGCGAGCGGCGAAGCAGGATGGCGACGTCCATCGCAGATCGCGATGCGCGAGCGGTCCTGCGGCGCGAAGATGCTCCGCCCGGAAGAACCAGCGTCGATCCGGTCATGCGCTCGCGCCTGCAGTCGCTCGGATATCTTCAGTGA
- a CDS encoding class I SAM-dependent methyltransferase, with translation MNSLVDCPLCGAEQGARMFEAADAMSADRFEVRRCRQCNLVHVSPRPDDEHLPAYYPDGYFGKRHPVFKDFFMDLRVRTLPPPKAGGRVLDIGCGRGDFLMACRRKGWQVTGVEQAGTPIMELRQSLDLEVVATTELDRLADASFDVVTMWHVFEHMADPRETLRQVVRLLRPGGTLIIEVPNFGSWQARLGPRYWFHLDVPRHLLHFERPTLHAMLVAEGLAPETWGTFSAEYDAFGMLQSLLNHLCTTQNYLFQLVIGRREKGTPRDQLVTALLSIPLAMFSAIVSAIAPSFGEGGVLRVVARKKAGT, from the coding sequence ATGAATAGCCTGGTCGATTGTCCGCTCTGCGGAGCGGAGCAGGGCGCACGCATGTTCGAGGCGGCCGATGCGATGTCGGCCGACCGGTTCGAGGTGCGCCGCTGCCGGCAGTGCAATCTCGTGCACGTCTCGCCCCGTCCCGACGACGAGCATCTGCCCGCGTACTATCCCGACGGATATTTCGGCAAGCGCCATCCGGTCTTCAAAGACTTCTTCATGGATCTTCGCGTTCGCACGCTTCCGCCGCCGAAGGCAGGCGGCCGTGTGCTCGACATCGGCTGCGGGCGCGGCGACTTCCTGATGGCGTGCCGGCGCAAGGGATGGCAGGTAACCGGCGTCGAGCAGGCCGGCACGCCGATCATGGAGCTGCGCCAGTCACTCGACCTCGAGGTCGTCGCAACCACCGAGCTCGACCGGCTTGCCGATGCTTCGTTCGACGTCGTGACGATGTGGCACGTGTTCGAGCACATGGCCGATCCGCGCGAGACGCTGCGCCAGGTCGTGCGGCTGCTGCGGCCGGGTGGAACGCTGATCATCGAAGTGCCGAACTTCGGCAGCTGGCAGGCGCGCCTCGGTCCGCGCTACTGGTTTCATCTGGACGTGCCGCGCCACCTGCTGCACTTCGAGCGTCCGACCCTTCACGCGATGCTGGTCGCCGAAGGGCTGGCGCCGGAAACGTGGGGAACGTTCTCGGCCGAGTACGATGCGTTCGGGATGCTGCAGAGCCTTCTCAACCACCTGTGCACGACGCAGAACTACCTGTTCCAGCTCGTGATCGGCCGCCGCGAGAAAGGCACGCCGCGCGACCAGCTCGTCACGGCGCTGCTGTCGATTCCCCTCGCGATGTTCTCCGCGATCGTTTCCGCAATCGCTCCTTCGTTCGGCGAAGGCGGAGTGCTGCGCGTGGTCGCGCGCAAGAAAGCCGGCACCTGA
- a CDS encoding glycosyltransferase family 2 protein: MLFGKKIVVVMPAYNAESTLRRTYSEIPFEYIDEAILVDDGSSDRTVDLARELGCRTLVHLQNKGYGGNQKTCYREALRHGADVVVMLHPDYQYTPKLLVAMASMIAVGEYDVVLGSRVLCQSAMSGGMPAYKYIANRLLTLFENILLGQHLSEYHSGYRAFSGAVLETLPLEENSDDFVFDNQMLAQVVHFGFRIGEVSCPTKYFPEASSISFKRSVRYGLGVLRTSVAFFLHHMGLSSSRLFDPAGERLALEHRPHVHAHAHAIKD; encoded by the coding sequence ATGCTGTTCGGCAAAAAGATCGTCGTCGTGATGCCCGCCTACAACGCGGAGAGCACGCTGCGGCGCACCTATTCGGAAATCCCGTTCGAATACATCGACGAAGCCATCCTCGTCGACGACGGAAGCTCGGACCGCACGGTCGACCTGGCGCGCGAGCTCGGATGCCGCACGCTCGTCCACCTTCAGAACAAAGGCTACGGCGGCAACCAGAAGACCTGCTACCGCGAGGCGCTGCGCCATGGCGCCGACGTCGTCGTGATGCTGCACCCCGACTACCAGTACACGCCGAAGCTGCTGGTCGCGATGGCCTCGATGATCGCCGTCGGCGAGTACGACGTCGTGCTCGGCTCACGCGTGCTGTGCCAGAGCGCGATGAGCGGCGGAATGCCGGCATACAAGTACATCGCCAACCGGCTGCTGACGCTGTTCGAGAACATCCTGCTCGGCCAGCACCTCTCCGAATACCATTCCGGATACCGCGCATTTTCGGGCGCCGTGCTCGAGACGCTTCCGCTCGAGGAGAACTCGGACGATTTCGTCTTCGACAACCAGATGCTCGCGCAGGTCGTGCATTTCGGCTTCCGCATCGGCGAGGTTTCGTGTCCGACAAAGTATTTCCCGGAAGCGTCCTCGATCAGCTTCAAGCGCAGTGTCCGCTACGGGCTCGGGGTTCTGCGCACGAGCGTGGCGTTCTTCCTTCATCACATGGGTCTTTCCTCGAGCCGGCTCTTCGATCCCGCCGGCGAGCGGCTCGCGCTCGAGCACCGGCCGCACGTGCATGCGCATGCTCACGCCATAAAGGACTGA